A genomic region of Pseudopipra pipra isolate bDixPip1 chromosome W, bDixPip1.hap1, whole genome shotgun sequence contains the following coding sequences:
- the LOC135405501 gene encoding zinc finger protein 239-like translates to MKEAARKRKMPWAPQAGPELRMESPEDKSPRQSLVGEAVLKGSPAQEGSREEKGRRSPRRRGSKASPGCSEEERASLCREGGRSLRGSSDLVGPEQPPSREKPFRCLECGKRFKASTKLLIHQHIHTGERPYTCGECGKSFNCNPNLIQHQRIHTGERPYTCGECGKSFRQSSTMILHQRIHTGQKPYKCGECGKSFRQNSVLLVHQRIHTGERPYKCLECGKRFRTSSHLLLHQRTHTDERPFRCTDCGKSFSQNSSLVTHRRIHTGERPYKCGECGKSFAQSGTLTKHQQTHR, encoded by the exons atgaaggaggctgcgaggaagaggaagatgccttgggccccccaggcag gccccgagctgaggatggagagcccggaggacaaatccccccggcagagcctggtgggagaggccgttttgaagggctccccggcgcaggaaggcagcagggaggaaaagggcaggagatccccccgcaggaggggctccaaagccagcccagggtgctctgaggaggaaagagccagcctgtgccgggaaggcggccggagcttgagggggagctctgacctggtgggGCCTGAGCaacctcccagcagggagaagcccttcaggtgcttggaatgtgggaagaggttcaAGGCCAGCACCAAacttctcatccaccaacacatccacactggggaacggccctacacgtgtggggagtgtgggaagagcttcaactgcaACCCCAACCTGATCCAACatcagcgcatccacactggggaacgcccctacacgtgtggggaatgtgggaagagctttaggcaGAGCTCCACAATGATCCtacaccagcgcatccacactgggcaGAAGCCATAcaagtgtggggaatgtgggaagagctttaggcaGAACTCTGTCCTCCTCGTCCACCaacgcatccacaccggggaacgaccctacaagtgcttggaatgtgggaagaggtttaggaccagctcacatctcctcctgcaccagcggacacacacggatgagaggcccttccgctgcaccgactgcgggaagagcttcagccagaatTCCTCCCTTGTCACTCACCgacgcatccacaccggggagaggccctacaagtgtggggagtgtgggaagagctttgcccaGAGCGGTACCTTGACCAAACATCAACagacccaccggtaa